The Camelina sativa cultivar DH55 chromosome 18, Cs, whole genome shotgun sequence DNA window GCAAGAAATGAGGCGGCTGAGTTTAGGTTTCAATATGGATACGAGATGCCTGCCGACATTCTTGCTAAATGGTATacttcatttgtgttttttagtTAGTTATTGTGGATTTAAGCTGTAACTTTTATCTTCCTCTACGCTTGTGAAAGTATGCTACTGAGAAAGTTTACTAATTTTTGCGAACAGGATTGCCGATAAGTCACAGGTCTACACTCAGCATGCTTACATGAGACCTCTTGGAGTAGGCAAGTCTGCATTCACTTACTTACCTATTGCATgactatatatttgatttgtggtTTCTTGCTAGTTATATTGAATAGAAGACAGgtttattcttgttttcttttgtctttctgAAGTTGCCATGGTTCTCGGTATCGATGAAGAGAGAGGACCCCTGCTTTACAAGTGTGACCCAGCTGGACATTTTTACGGTCACAAGGTGATACCACTCTACTTGTTATGATGGCCTCTGTTTCCTCCTATCTTACACGCATATTGATATCGAGAGTACTGCATTTACTGCTATCTTGCACTtgcttcttttaaaatttaggtTTTCTATTAATCGTATCTAACCAGAGATTGTACTGAGAAAAGCTCTCAATGTTTCTCTTATTGTCTCCTTACATAATTTAATCTGTTTGTGAAGAGCTAGGggatagttttttttggttgttgttattggTTCACTATGTAGGTGAAAAAACCCATCGAGCACCTGTTAACATAGATGGTAAATATGTAACTTCTGGACCATGTACACGATCTTAGGAAGGCTACAAAGTCAGATGTTATGTGTTCCATGGAAATAAGAGTCTCAACTAATAAGCAAACATATGATGCAGGCAACTAGTGCTGGTGTGAAAGAGCAAGAAGCTATCAATTttttggagaagaaaatgaaagaaaaccctGCATTCACATATGATGAAACAGTGCAGGTAAAGTCACTGCCGATCCTCTTCTTTATTTCCTCCTTTAGAGTTGCATATAGgaaacaacttttaaaaagcATTTAATACCATTTTTGTCTATCGGTGCTTCCTTTGCTATGTTCATATTTGATATTTGCACacactttttaaaagctttgaTATTAGGAACCAAGATTCTGAGAAAAATAACTTAGCTCATTATTTCTGACTTTGAGTTATCCTACTTTTGTAGACTGCCATATCCGCTCTGCAATCTGTTCTTCAAGAAGACTTCAAGGCAACTGAGATTGAGGTATCAATCTTCCACTCCCTGTACTCCTTTTTTTGTATTCATGTTGGCCAAAAAGTAGTATTTTAGGTCGTATCAATgaatttttgttaaagttttttaaattgatGTAAATATATTCCCTGGCCATTGTTTGGTTTTGGCAGGTGGGAGTTGTGAGAGCTGATAACCCTATCTTCCGTTCCTTGGAAACGGAGGAGATTGAGGAGCATTTGACGGCCATTAGTGAACGCGACTGATCACTACTTTTCGATGTAACATTGAATCAGACTTTTATAATGCATCTCTTTCTTTCGCTTCAAATCTTCAACAACACGCACATTTACATAGACTGAATCTAGGTAagagttcaaaaagaaaaagaaaaaggaaagagtaATTTGGAGAATTCTGAAAGTGATGTACCGATCAATAACTTGTAGATTCGCCGTAGATATGATGAATATGATCAAGAACTGCGATTACAAAAACTGGATGAGAGGCAGGATCATTTCATTACCATCGGTCAATTCCTGACTTCTTTGTAATTAGTGATTTGAATCTCCAACTATAGATTACGCAGGAAAATTCTCAAACGTAGTTGATTTCATAATCAGGTTTAAATTAGTCAACCATTAATAGTTCTTATCTAAAATGTACattaaaaaagggaaaacatataaaaacctATAGAACCAAAGTATATAATTTGGCCATTTCACTTGCTAAGTAagaagagtatttttaaaaataattcataattcTTACGCAGGAAAGGTATTTtcgggaaaaataaaaacagatagAACCAAATAAGATACCGGAAATTTAAACCCATAATAATTTCTTTGTTAGTTACAACTAGATAGAACCAAATAAGCAAATCTCTTTGTTACGACTTACACATTATATCtgtctatataaaaaaaagtacataTGGCAAATTAAAAACCATGAtttctttttgacaacaatGACGATGATTATTGATCTTTCTCGGGATTTGATGGAGGAGATACTCTCTAGAGTTCCTATAACTTCTCTACCAGCGGTGAGATCTGCTTGCAAAGGATGGAATGGTTTATCTAAAGATAAGAGTTTTACAAAGAAGTACTCTTCTGATAAAGCAGCCAAAGAGTTTTTGCTGATCATGTTTTAtgattctagggtttctcttATTGGCGTCAATCTCCATGAAATGTTTAACCATGAAGAATTGTTTGATACATCTTGTTGTATAAAGAAGATAGGTAATTTACCTAACCAAGTCGTGATCTCTGAAGTCTTCGAGTGTGACGGCTTATTGTTATGCGTCACCAAGGGCATGCCAAGGCTTGTGGCATGGAACCCGTACTTGGGGCAAGTCAGGTGGATTCTAGCTAGAAGAAAATTCCACATATTAGATAAGTTTGCTATTGGATATGACAACAGCAACAGGAACAGCAACGTTTACAAAATCTTGTGGTTTTGGTTTCGTTACGAACATATTACTAACAAGCGAATAACTGATTGTGAAATCTACAGGTTTAAGTCTAATTCATGGAAGGTTCTTGATGTCTTTCCCAGTGATTGCGATATAGAGTCTCATCAATGCAGCGTGTCTTTGAAAGGAAACACTTACTTTGTTGCTCGACAAAGTTTTGGGGAGAAAAAATATGGGttagtttgttttgattttacaagagagagatttggacctCATCTTCATCTGCCGTTTGACTATGGTGTTAAAGATATTGTGACTCTATCTTCTGTCAGAGAAGAGCAACTTGCAGTGCTACTTAAACGCAGCAGAGATACATATGAGATGGAGATATGGATTACGACTAATATCGAGCCCAACACAGTGTCGTGGAGGAAGTTCTTGGCAGTAAAAGATGAAAGCATCTTGAATCCAATAAGATATATTGCACTTGAACGTTGTAGTTTCTTCGTTATCGACGAAGAGAGGAAAGCCGTGGTTGTTTGTgttaaagacaaagaaaaaagaaccacCAACGTAGCTTATGTGATTCGAGAGGATGGATGCTACAAAGAAATGCTTCTCGGGCAATCCAATCATCTGCCGCTTATGTgttcttatgttccaagttcgGTGCAGATCCATCACAAAGGTCCAGTACCTGCAGGtggcaaaaggaaaaaattagaGTACTAGTCCATTTTAGTACCATTTACAATACCTTATTTGTTTCTTGCATATGATGGCCtcttttttcattcatttttgttttgttttttcttccatcAAGTGTTATCATGTTCTTTTGATCAGAAACTAAAATTGGGTACTTGGATCCGTTGTAGTCGGTATAGGACTTGCTcctttgtaattttgattttgagaattTCACCCATCCGGCTTGTTCTCTATTTGATGCTGCATCGGATATATAAAGCCAAATACTATCTGACATGGTACATGTGCTACTGTAgatcaagaaaaagaagttCAGACCCATCATttcttaaattgattttgttttcttgtatctacgttgtttttttactttgccCACATGAAAAGTAAAGTAAAAGAAGGCCTGTTTTAGTTTTTGCCAGCGGTAGtgcatatattttattagtagTAGCTAGCTATCAGAATCTAGACTGCAGTTTCGTGTGTAAAGGTTTACGAAAAGTAGGGGGTCGACTCGACTTCTTTTCTTGGGCCCAAATGAATAAATATAAAGATGCGGCTGTGTAGGATACTCAATGCCTACACATATGAAACCTCCACATGCTAACTAATTAAAAGGATCGAACAGCTATTTTAAGTCTACTTGGCCAACTCGAAACAGAACCACTGCTTTACCCTGCAATCACAACAATATTGGTCTAGGAGATATTGGtctaaaacagttttttttttaatataaaatgaaTGTATTTACCTAAGAGATGCTCTTTTAATTTCCATTTTCCGTTAGCTCGTATATAGAAGAGAGTTACTAAATTGACGTGGTGGACTCTCAATCAAAAGTAGTTCGACCTAACCAATCAGAGACATAAAAAGTGTAATTAATTGTCACGATCTCAAACATTGACCTCTTTAGTTTTATACAAATTGTAGTGGAGTGTTCTACAAGTTCTAGTACAAATATATACCTCCGCTGCTctaaattctttataaatagcCTTGAGCGCGCTGATGAATAAGACGGAACTTTAACTGCTGCTTTGTTCAACATTTGGAAAACATTGGTTCTTCTACCTTTCTATAGAGTtcaaaatcttttgatttgaGGCACGGAAAGGTCTTCAACGGATGCCAAACTTCATAATCTTTGAAACTGTTCTGAAACAGAATTTTATCGTGTTTTTGAATATCTTTCTTGACTAtctattaaaaacatattaaaattcaGCGAAAATACGATGTTACCACTTTCTTAATCGATAATGTTTGTTTACACTATCTTCACAATATTAAGAGTTAAAAAAGACCAAAGACCCAAAACCACTTTATCAAAAATGAAACGATACACAAAAGTAAAAACGAAAAAGCATtcttgagtatttttttttataaagtggtTTTGGGTCTTTGGTCTTTCTTTTCGAACCCAAAAACTTACGTTCTCTCAACAAATGAACTTTGTGGTTGTGGTGTCTCTACTTATCATGTTTGGTCGTTTATTATCCAATTTATATGCCTATGGGTAAAGTTCCATGAACATACCAACAGAAATTGTACGGATATGTCCAAGAAATTGCACCACCCATAGAAGAAGACTCTCTActaaactgagaaaaaaaatccCGGTTTAAATTCAGCTAATACGACTTAGTTAACGGTCTAATCAAACCAAAGCTTGGTCCCCCCTATAAATTTGCAATCTAACATCTCTCCCTCTCTACCACCACTTCGAATTCCACCAACTCCATAGCCGGAGCGGAGCTCGCTCCGATCATGTCATCTTTCTCCGACGAAACAATCCCGAGCCACCAACCAATCGTCGTACGTATCTCTCTTCTTATTCTCAtgaactaatttaaaaaaaaaaaaaaaaaactgaattagaTTTGTCTACAAATTGCAGCTTGGTTGTGGTCAACTCTGTCTTGATTACTTAGTCACAGTATCTTCTTTCCCAAATCCCGATCAGAAGATCCGGTGCACTAGCTCCAAGGTCCATAACGCACAGCTTTGGCTAATGTTCTTGACTCTGCGTTgactttatataattttgtcgTTCTGgagagattttgagtttttctatGTGTTTTCAGGTCCAAGGAGGAGGAAACACTGGCAACTCTTTAACATGTGTTGCTCGTTTGGGTTTGCCTTGTCGAATCTTAGCTAAGGTTCTTTTTACAATTTCTCTTTCTGCGTTCAAGTCTTTGGTACTGTTTTGGATATTTGTCTTGTTGTTAATGTAGTGGCAAGAAAGGTCATAGGAAAGTCAAAATTGTAGTTCTTACACTTTTAGTAGGTGAACATTATAGTTAGAAACTGCAAAAAATGTAGCCTTTGACTTGAACCACCTAGACTAACCAAAATATCAAGTTATAGTTAGATGATAACagagtttgtgtgttttttcacAAGGAAATTTTGGATATGGTTTTAGGTTGCTGATGATTCTCAAGGACGTTATATGGTTGAGGAACTCGAATCTAGCGGCGTGGATACTTCGTTTTGTTTGGTATGATCAtgataaaaagtttttttttttgatacaattCAATGTAGAGATGATATAATAAAACACATAGCTCTTTTTGTTTACCATTATTGTCTCAGAATGCTAAAGATGGAGCTTCTCATTTTAATTACGTCATTGTAGATAACCAAACGTGGGTAAACATTAACATAACTTTTTGCGTACCATTTTGCTAGTCGTAGAATGTTCATATATAGAACAAAAGCATGATGTTCTATCGTGTTTTGAAGTTCCCTATAACAAAATTTCTAGGAATACGCGTACGTGTATATACACTCCAGGATATCCTCCTTTGCTCCCAGATGACCTTACTGAATCTCTCCTTTTATCTGTGCTTGATGGAGTAAGAGTTCTTTATGTAAATGGAAGGTCCCGTGAAGCCGAATTGCTTCTTGCGCAAAAGGTGTGTGTTTTGCTCTCACCCTTGCACGGTTTTGGAAATCTGTTTTGTTTACCTGATTCATTCAAGCATACCACATCATtttattcttgaaacttgtaGTAAGAGATTTTTTCCTTCTGTCAGGCACATAGCAAGGATATATCCATCTTAATCAATGCAGAGAAAAGAAGGGCAGGGCTAGAGGAACTCCTTGACTTAGCTGATTACGCCATTTGCTCTACTAACTTCCCTCAGGTGAGAGTGTTCTCGGGACGTTTCTGTAATCTAACGGATCCATTGGTTCATATATAAGGTTTGATGTGAATATTAGAGCATCATATCAAAGCAAATTAGCTTACGAGTTTCTTGTATGTTTATTAGTAAAATCAGTTAGTATGTTAAATGATGGTAccataaatttggtttttgtggTCGGTTATTAAGAGTGGCGAAAGATTCTATAAAGCTGAATATGTGGAATCTATAACTTATGAGTTGAAATGAACCTATGTGTACTTCTGCTGAACTAGAAGGCTCATTTACTCTTTATGATTGGTTTGTAACTATTTACACATGTTCTTGCATCGAAACTGTGTCACACATGATGTATATAAAGCTTAATAATAGTTGATTGGAAAAACAGGATTGGACAGAGTCACCATCATCTCCCAGTGCACTTCTCTCTATGCTCATTAGATTACCAAAGCTAAAATTTGTGATCATGACTTTGGGGGAACACGGTTGTGTGATGCTCGAGAGATGTTCCAATGGTGTGTTATTCTCGATATCCCCTATTTGCAATTATCCTATGATCACAGTTCTTAACTTAGAGGATCACTCATGTTCTCCATAATTGGCCATTGGTGGTATGATCTACAGAGGTTTCAGGTTCAGAAGAAGAGACAGACATAGATGAATTACACGAGTCTCTGAAGCAAAGCACAGACTATACAAGTTTGTTACCGGTCTGCAATTCATCGGTAAATAAACGTTTTAAAGATCCATAGCTTTCTAACAAGTTCcacattttttcttaatgaatatatattttcaattcttttacCATATTCAGCTAGTGACTAGACTGGCAGGGAATGTTACAGGGAGATTGGTTATAGTAACAGCTGAGAAAATACCTTCATCGGAGCTTATAGACACAACTGGTGCTGGAGATGCCTTTACCGGAGCTTTGCTCTATGGTAATAATACGCTTGACGCTTCACTACTAACCCAAGTGTTAACTAAATGCATTGAACCGGGCGTAAACCGACTACAATCTtcattcttgttcttttttttttacttacaggTTTGTGTACGAAAATGGCTACAGAAAAAATGTTGACGTTTGCATCTCGAGTCGtaagtttggtttcttcttttgttttattccgACGCGATTTTTAAAACGCTAGCGTCACACGCGTTTTGATAGGAATTGTGATTGAAGGATTTGCGTTTGAGATTTGTTGTAGGCTGCTTGCTGCTGCAGAGGTTTAGGAGCTCGAACTACTCTTCCGTTTCGTACTGATCCAAACCTTGCAACGTTCTTGGCAACACCACCGTAGCTTTTCTTTTGTCATCCTGACGTCTCAACTCAATAGACCCAAGGTCTTAAATTGcgtttgtattttattttgtatgaaaatgaaataaaaataaaagattatatGTTGCGGGAAATGCCAAGTCAGATTCTCGTTTGCGTGACACCGTCTTACATTACGTGTACCATGTGAACtaagtacagtaaaacctctataaattaataatgttgggactaagacattttattaatttatagtgatattaatttatctataaattaataattattaatttatagatatatttttaattgtttattttttaaaaaattatgaattggaacaactatagcaaaataagattaaactttcggatgttataaattttatggtttaggaattgaacttgtaatatttagaaagcactatttacaataaattacaaatattatagacaaattgacttatacacatgagacacataaattcaaatctatgaataataatatcaattctcctattttaataatctgtcaaattatcaaattgtaaatgatgcatatctaaaaattaaaactttaaatttaattatttgtatgacatgttataaaatattttagagatatcattataggttgaaaatacaacattacaattgttctatagaattgagctttaggagaaacatacactattatataagtatatatatatatatatttacataattattaatttttgatattattgggaccatattttataaggagatttcgaaaaaattattatcttattatcttatcgaatattgttaatttttacactggtccgacttgggaccagtaaaatttattaatttatagtgtttattaatttatagaggttttactgaactgatggaaaataaataattcaatcaTATTGGGTGTAAATGCCTAAAATGGTAAGATATATAGCAATAAGAAATTACAGATGTctagtttaattattaaaataaaaataagtacaGGAGAGTTTCAGATATACtaaatgaaaacaattaaagttttatttttacttttcattaATATACAATATCAGTTTCAATTTAttgatacttaaaaaaatagagataaaacgaattttttttttacctttcattaaacatatagtgtatcaGTTTTTTCATTGCTTAATACATTAAAGAAATAGggataacacataatttttagaaaaagcaACGATTGGAAGATACAAAAcggaaaaatatttattttttttaaacgatatttaatttcaaatgaacaaatattattttatctttacATAAACTAAACAATTCATTGATTATTAGACTCCTTAGATTCTAAAACGTTTGGCCATTTACATAAACtgatcaaaatttttttgttcttttgttgaatttcGGTGTATAATAATTATGGTTAGATCTTTATACCATTAAGAAGAATGGATTAAACAATGatagttttctttattaataaataaaaaaatttgatatttttgggacaaaaataatatatcgcGAACGGACAAAACTGGTTTAGCGTGTCGGAAGGAAACCTAGCTCCGTGATTATGCAAAATCAAAGGGTACTTTAGGAATAAAAGATATGTCTTAATCAATGTCTTAATTGAAACATTTATGCTGTTTAAGTAAATTTACAAATTCAGACCAAATCATCCCCCACAGAAGAAGGTGGAACAAAGGAGGGAGGCACGAAAaaggcccaaaaaaaaaagaaaaaaaaaagttaattatactCAAAAACTATTCGGggggaaatttttttcttttttttttttttttttttttNNNNNNNNNNNNNNNNNNNNNNNNNNNNNNNNNNNNNNNNNNNNNNNNNNNNNNNNNNNNNNNNNNNNNNNNNNNNNNNNNNNNNNNNNNNNNNNNNNNNNNNNNNNNNNNNNNNNNNNNNNNNNNNNNNNNNNNNNNNNNNNNNNNNNNNNNNNNNNNNNNNNNNNNNNNNNNNNNNNNNNNNNNNNNNNNNNNNNNNNNNNNNNNNNNNNNNNNNNNNNNNNNNNNNNNNNNNNNNNNNNNNNNNNNNNNNNNNNNNNNNNNNNNNNNNNNNNNNNNNNNNNNNNNNNNNNNNNNNNNNNNNNNNNNNNNNNNNNNNNNNNNNNNNNNNNNNNNNNNNNNNNNNNNNNNNNNNNNNNNNNNNNNNNNNNNNNNNNNNNNNNNNNNNNNNNNNNNNNNNNNNNNNNNNNNNNNNNNNNNNNNNNNNNNNNNNNNNNNNNNNNNNNNNNNNNNNNNNNNNNNNNNNNNNNNNNNNNNNNNNNNNNNNNNNNNNNNNNNNNNNNNNNNNNNNNNNNNNNNNNNNNNNNNNNNNNNNNNNNNNNNNNNNNNNNNNNNNNNNNNNNNNNNNNNNNNNNNNNNNttttttttttttttttttttttttttttttacagagaaacaaaaacgcGTTTTAGATTTGCGAAGTTTTGTTGTGTCTTCTTCTCCACACCAAATCTCAGTTTCTTTCAACTTCTTCGCTCTGAAGGTTTCTTTAAGGAGTTCATATAGCTCGTTTTGGTTCATTCTTAGATCCAACAAGTCTCCTGATCTGCGTAATCGATATGgtaatattaatttcatttttttatttgattaaatccAGTTTTAATTTGGGGGAAATGAGTTAATTTGGATCATCTAAATTTCTGGATCATGGCTTTGTTCTGTCTTTGAGATTTGACTTCAGACTACGACTTTGGTTTGACGATTTGGTCTTAAATCTTGTCTGAATCTTCGTTTCATAAgctatatattgtttatatttacCAGGAAtagtatttttgatttttcgcCATTTCTTCTG harbors:
- the LOC104760561 gene encoding putative F-box protein At3g16820 translates to MTMIIDLSRDLMEEILSRVPITSLPAVRSACKGWNGLSKDKSFTKKYSSDKAAKEFLLIMFYDSRVSLIGVNLHEMFNHEELFDTSCCIKKIGNLPNQVVISEVFECDGLLLCVTKGMPRLVAWNPYLGQVRWILARRKFHILDKFAIGYDNSNRNSNVYKILWFWFRYEHITNKRITDCEIYRFKSNSWKVLDVFPSDCDIESHQCSVSLKGNTYFVARQSFGEKKYGLVCFDFTRERFGPHLHLPFDYGVKDIVTLSSVREEQLAVLLKRSRDTYEMEIWITTNIEPNTVSWRKFLAVKDESILNPIRYIALERCSFFVIDEERKAVVVCVKDKEKRTTNVAYVIREDGCYKEMLLGQSNHLPLMCSYVPSSVQIHHKGPVPAGGKRKKLEY
- the LOC104760562 gene encoding ketohexokinase-like isoform X2, which translates into the protein MSSFSDETIPSHQPIVLGCGQLCLDYLVTVSSFPNPDQKIRCTSSKVQGGGNTGNSLTCVARLGLPCRILAKVADDSQGRYMVEELESSGVDTSFCLNAKDGASHFNYVIVDNQTNTRTCIYTPGYPPLLPDDLTESLLLSVLDGVRVLYVNGRSREAELLLAQKAHSKDISILINAEKRRAGLEELLDLADYAICSTNFPQDWTESPSSPSALLSMLIRLPKLKFVIMTLGEHGCVMLERCSNEVSGSEEETDIDELHESLKQSTDYTSLLPVCNSSGDWL
- the LOC104760562 gene encoding ketohexokinase-like isoform X1 codes for the protein MSSFSDETIPSHQPIVLGCGQLCLDYLVTVSSFPNPDQKIRCTSSKVQGGGNTGNSLTCVARLGLPCRILAKVADDSQGRYMVEELESSGVDTSFCLNAKDGASHFNYVIVDNQTNTRTCIYTPGYPPLLPDDLTESLLLSVLDGVRVLYVNGRSREAELLLAQKAHSKDISILINAEKRRAGLEELLDLADYAICSTNFPQDWTESPSSPSALLSMLIRLPKLKFVIMTLGEHGCVMLERCSNEVSGSEEETDIDELHESLKQSTDYTSLLPVCNSSLVTRLAGNVTGRLVIVTAEKIPSSELIDTTGAGDAFTGALLYGLCTKMATEKMLTFASRVAACCCRGLGARTTLPFRTDPNLATFLATPP